From the Thermoflexus sp. genome, one window contains:
- a CDS encoding UDP-N-acetylmuramoyl-L-alanyl-D-glutamate--2,6-diaminopimelate ligase: MPSHKLSELLNALPLPYRRTGGDPEILEVVTDSRQVRPGALFVAYRGLQHDKHAFIPDALARGASAVVGERPREEVPIPEPIPYVEVPSGREALAWLCAAFWGFPSRRLLLIGVTGTDGKTTTVNLIHSILTAAGRRAGMISTVNAVIGDRVYDTGLHTTTPEAPDVQRYLAEMVEAGLTHAVLETTSEGLAQHRVTACDFDIAVLTNLTHEHLYFHGTWENYRAAKARLFEMLKTSLDKGLPKTAVLNAEDPSYDYFRRIPADRYFSYALEQPADLTVEDLRFEPDRTRFRLCTPAGAISVETILVGAYNVANILAAAGVGIALGLPLEAIAEGVQRLRGIPGRMERIDEGQDFLAIVDFAHTPNALEQALKTARRMTSGRVIVVFGSAGLRDVQKRGMMGRVAGRLADRIVITAEDPRTEDLETILETIAEGVRAEGRVEGVDFWRIPDRAEAIRFAVELARTGDLVIACGKGHEASMCYGTVEYPWDEREVMRAALRERLGKGRNLIDPWCHLRRAQGSSMPFSERETP, encoded by the coding sequence ATGCCTTCCCACAAGCTCTCGGAGTTGCTGAACGCGTTGCCATTGCCTTATCGACGCACCGGAGGCGACCCGGAGATCCTGGAGGTGGTGACCGACTCGCGCCAGGTTCGTCCCGGCGCCCTCTTCGTGGCCTATCGGGGGTTGCAGCATGACAAACACGCCTTCATCCCCGATGCCCTGGCCCGCGGGGCTTCCGCCGTGGTGGGGGAGCGACCCCGGGAGGAAGTCCCGATCCCCGAACCCATCCCGTATGTGGAAGTGCCCAGCGGCCGGGAGGCCCTGGCCTGGCTATGCGCCGCCTTCTGGGGCTTCCCCTCCCGCCGGTTGCTTCTGATCGGCGTGACCGGGACGGATGGCAAGACCACAACGGTGAATCTCATCCATTCGATCCTGACGGCCGCGGGGCGACGGGCCGGGATGATCAGCACGGTGAACGCCGTCATCGGGGATCGGGTCTACGACACCGGCCTCCACACCACCACCCCAGAGGCCCCGGACGTCCAGCGTTACCTGGCGGAGATGGTCGAGGCTGGCTTGACGCATGCGGTGCTGGAGACCACTTCGGAGGGCCTGGCTCAGCATCGGGTCACCGCATGCGATTTCGATATCGCGGTCCTGACCAACCTCACCCACGAGCATCTCTACTTCCATGGCACGTGGGAGAACTACCGGGCCGCCAAGGCCCGTCTCTTTGAAATGCTCAAAACCTCTCTGGACAAGGGCCTCCCCAAGACAGCCGTTCTCAACGCCGAGGACCCCTCGTATGATTACTTCCGGCGGATCCCGGCCGACCGCTATTTCAGCTACGCCCTGGAGCAACCGGCCGACCTCACGGTGGAGGATCTGCGTTTCGAGCCCGATCGCACCCGTTTCCGCCTTTGCACACCGGCCGGTGCGATCTCCGTGGAGACGATCCTCGTGGGCGCTTACAACGTCGCCAACATCCTGGCGGCCGCCGGGGTGGGGATCGCCCTGGGGCTTCCCTTAGAGGCCATCGCAGAAGGCGTGCAGCGCTTGCGCGGCATCCCCGGCCGGATGGAGCGGATCGATGAAGGGCAGGATTTCCTGGCCATCGTGGATTTCGCCCACACGCCGAACGCCCTGGAGCAGGCCCTGAAGACCGCCCGGCGGATGACCTCCGGGCGGGTGATCGTGGTCTTCGGCAGCGCCGGGCTGCGGGATGTGCAAAAGCGCGGGATGATGGGACGCGTGGCCGGACGGCTGGCTGACCGGATTGTGATCACCGCCGAGGATCCGCGGACGGAGGACCTGGAGACGATTCTGGAGACCATCGCGGAAGGGGTGCGGGCGGAGGGACGGGTGGAAGGGGTGGATTTCTGGCGCATCCCGGACCGCGCGGAGGCGATCCGGTTCGCCGTGGAGCTGGCCCGGACCGGCGATCTGGTGATCGCCTGCGGCAAGGGCCACGAGGCTTCCATGTGCTATGGGACCGTGGAATACCCCTGGGATGAGCGAGAGGTGATGCGAGCGGCCCTGCGGGAACGGCTGGGGAAAGGCCGCAACCTGATCGATCCGTGGTGTCATCTCCGTCGAGCCCAGGGATCCTCTATGCCTTTCTCTGAACGAGAAACCCCTTGA